The Mucilaginibacter mallensis genome has a segment encoding these proteins:
- a CDS encoding O-methyltransferase: MFNIRFAKDYLLHRIKAKNRHGIHSPFVYRLVDTIIYDSSAKKVYTDVENIRKDLLTDDRTITVTDLGAGSHINKNNQKKVSDIAAHALKAPKLAQLLYRLVADIKPNNIIELGTCLGVTTIYLQKAAPQAKVYTLEGSPETAAVAQQVFNKAGLNTIDLVIGNFDDTLSGVIDGLDKLDFIFVDGNHQKDATLKYFEWCLPKVHENTLLIFDDIYWSEGMKEAWAQIKANPQVTITVDLFWIGLVFFKGGRVKEDFLVKI, from the coding sequence ATGTTTAATATAAGGTTTGCCAAAGATTACCTGCTGCACCGCATCAAGGCTAAGAACAGGCACGGGATCCATTCACCTTTCGTTTATCGCCTGGTTGATACTATTATTTACGATTCAAGTGCCAAAAAAGTATATACCGACGTTGAAAATATACGTAAAGACTTACTTACAGATGATCGCACCATCACGGTAACCGACTTGGGCGCGGGCTCACATATCAACAAAAACAACCAGAAAAAGGTAAGCGACATAGCGGCTCATGCCCTAAAGGCGCCAAAGCTGGCACAATTACTTTATCGCCTGGTGGCTGATATCAAACCAAATAATATAATTGAACTTGGTACCTGTTTGGGTGTTACCACCATCTACCTGCAAAAGGCAGCTCCCCAAGCGAAGGTTTACACGCTGGAAGGTTCGCCCGAAACCGCGGCAGTGGCGCAACAGGTATTTAATAAAGCCGGTTTAAATACTATTGATTTAGTGATTGGTAATTTTGATGACACCCTCTCTGGTGTTATTGATGGTTTAGATAAACTCGACTTTATTTTTGTCGACGGCAACCATCAAAAAGATGCCACTCTAAAATATTTTGAATGGTGCCTGCCCAAAGTACATGAAAATACGCTACTTATTTTTGATGACATCTACTGGAGCGAAGGCATGAAAGAAGCCTGGGCCCAAATAAAAGCCAACCCCCAAGTAACGATTACTGTTGACCTGTTCTGGATAGGACTGGTGTTTTTTAAGGGGGGGCGGGTGAAGGAGGATTTTTTGGTAAAGATTTAA
- a CDS encoding TAT-variant-translocated molybdopterin oxidoreductase, whose protein sequence is MDSNKKYWKGLEELNKTPEFVEKNKHEFAEPIPIEEVLESGGLLGKTPRRDFLKALGFGVGAVTLAACEKVPVHKSIPYLIKPEEVTPGVANYYSSSYDGHAILVKTREGRPIKVEGNPNDLLSNGGLSAQAQASVLDLYDVSRVKNPMQDGADSDWDHIDAFIKNELTAIKAAGKKIRIVSSTINSPSTLAVIADFVAQYPTAKHINYDAVSYTGIIQANQNSFGKAVVPHYNFDKADVIVSFGADFLGTWISPTEFIGQYVKNRNNKSLQSKKMSRHIQFETGMSNTGSNADVRIPILLSEEGIALVNLYNAISGTTLAGSKKLDNAAAENAITLAGKELLAAKGKALVVAGSNDVAVQTLVNAINSLLGSYGATIDLDNASNQYAGNDAEFVEFVSDMDKGDVGAVFFLGANPAYDYHSGDAIKAALKKVRLRVSFSDYTDETASLCNIIAPNHYYLESWGDSSAIEGYYTVVQPTINPVYNTRQAEQSLLVWSDNAVKDYYTYVRNNWDKNLLAKGGLSGQKGWETLLQTGFVKAAAKPAGSYTFSHELTAVAQTILDHSNELAAANGDKTKVQLQIFQTIALRDGSRANNPWLQELPDPVSKVTWGNFAAMSPRYAKSLELEQGDIITITANNYSIDLPVLIQPGQPAGTIAVAVGYGRTKAGLVGDKVGENAYPFHTFRNGTFQTTAVATIKATGEQSELAQTQTHHSYEGRNSIIRETTFTEYKKNPYAASGHFDDHKTYSLWDEYERPTYNWVMAIDLNACTGCGACVVACSAENNVPVVGKDEVRRRREMHWIRIDRYYSFNEKGSLITKESEINQLSDGDLDNVSVVYQPMLCQHCDHAPCETVCPVLATVHSSEGLNHMAYNRCIGTRYCANNCPYKVRRFNWFNYWNDSRFDNYLNNEHTQLVLNPDVVTRFRGVMEKCSMCIQRIQAGKLKAKIEKRSVKDGDIKVACQQTCPANAIVFGNVNDPNSEVAKALKSERTYYVLEELNVQPGIGYQVKVRNRTELEA, encoded by the coding sequence ATGGACAGCAATAAAAAATACTGGAAAGGTTTAGAAGAACTGAACAAAACACCAGAATTTGTTGAGAAAAATAAACATGAGTTTGCAGAACCTATTCCTATTGAAGAGGTTTTGGAAAGTGGTGGTTTATTGGGTAAAACTCCCCGTCGCGACTTTTTAAAGGCTCTTGGCTTTGGAGTTGGCGCGGTTACCCTGGCAGCTTGCGAAAAAGTGCCGGTTCACAAATCAATTCCCTATCTGATAAAACCTGAAGAGGTAACTCCGGGTGTAGCCAATTATTACTCATCAAGTTATGATGGCCATGCTATCTTAGTTAAAACCCGTGAGGGTCGCCCTATTAAGGTTGAAGGTAACCCTAACGATCTTTTATCAAATGGTGGTTTAAGCGCGCAGGCACAAGCCTCAGTGTTGGATTTATACGACGTAAGCCGTGTGAAAAATCCAATGCAGGATGGTGCTGACAGCGACTGGGATCACATTGATGCATTTATAAAAAATGAGCTTACCGCTATAAAAGCTGCCGGCAAAAAGATCCGTATAGTATCATCTACTATAAACAGCCCTTCAACATTAGCGGTTATTGCTGATTTTGTTGCACAATACCCAACAGCAAAACATATTAACTACGATGCGGTATCTTATACAGGTATCATCCAGGCTAACCAAAACAGCTTTGGTAAAGCAGTAGTTCCTCACTATAATTTTGATAAGGCTGACGTTATTGTAAGTTTCGGCGCTGATTTCCTGGGTACCTGGATCTCTCCAACCGAATTTATCGGTCAGTACGTTAAGAACCGTAACAACAAATCGCTGCAAAGCAAAAAAATGTCGCGCCACATTCAGTTTGAAACTGGAATGAGCAACACCGGTTCAAATGCTGACGTTCGTATCCCTATCCTCTTATCAGAAGAAGGCATCGCGTTAGTAAACTTATATAATGCTATCTCGGGCACAACATTAGCAGGTTCAAAAAAACTGGATAATGCTGCTGCTGAAAATGCGATAACCCTTGCAGGTAAAGAATTACTAGCTGCTAAAGGTAAAGCGCTGGTAGTTGCAGGTTCAAATGATGTTGCGGTACAAACTTTGGTTAATGCCATCAACTCATTATTAGGCAGCTACGGTGCCACAATTGATTTAGATAATGCTTCAAACCAATATGCCGGCAACGATGCTGAGTTTGTTGAGTTTGTAAGTGATATGGATAAAGGCGATGTTGGCGCAGTATTCTTCCTGGGTGCAAATCCGGCGTATGATTACCACAGCGGCGACGCTATAAAAGCTGCCTTAAAGAAAGTACGTTTAAGAGTATCATTCTCTGATTATACTGACGAAACTGCTTCTTTATGTAATATCATTGCTCCAAACCATTACTACTTAGAGTCGTGGGGTGATAGCAGCGCTATTGAAGGTTACTATACTGTAGTACAGCCAACCATCAACCCTGTATACAACACCCGCCAGGCTGAGCAAAGCTTACTGGTATGGTCTGATAACGCGGTTAAAGATTACTATACTTATGTTAGAAATAACTGGGATAAAAATCTGTTAGCTAAAGGCGGCCTTTCAGGTCAAAAAGGTTGGGAAACATTATTGCAAACGGGCTTTGTGAAAGCTGCTGCTAAACCGGCAGGTTCTTACACATTCAGCCATGAGCTTACCGCTGTTGCCCAAACTATACTCGATCACAGCAACGAGCTTGCAGCCGCTAATGGCGATAAAACTAAAGTTCAGCTCCAGATATTCCAAACTATCGCATTGCGTGATGGTAGCAGGGCTAATAACCCATGGTTACAGGAATTGCCTGATCCGGTTTCAAAAGTTACCTGGGGTAACTTTGCAGCTATGTCGCCAAGATATGCTAAAAGTTTAGAGCTTGAGCAAGGTGACATCATCACCATTACAGCAAACAACTATTCAATTGATCTGCCTGTATTAATACAGCCGGGCCAGCCAGCTGGTACTATAGCTGTAGCTGTTGGTTACGGCCGCACAAAAGCAGGTTTAGTAGGTGATAAAGTAGGAGAGAACGCTTATCCGTTCCATACTTTCCGCAATGGCACTTTCCAAACTACAGCTGTTGCAACAATAAAAGCAACAGGTGAGCAGTCTGAATTAGCACAAACACAAACACACCATTCATACGAAGGCCGTAACAGCATCATCCGCGAAACTACCTTCACTGAGTACAAAAAGAACCCATACGCAGCAAGTGGTCATTTTGATGATCACAAAACTTACAGCTTATGGGATGAGTACGAGCGTCCTACCTACAACTGGGTTATGGCAATCGACTTAAATGCCTGTACCGGTTGCGGTGCTTGTGTTGTAGCTTGTAGCGCTGAAAATAACGTTCCTGTTGTTGGTAAAGACGAAGTACGCCGCCGCCGCGAAATGCACTGGATACGTATTGACCGTTACTACAGCTTTAACGAGAAGGGCAGCCTGATAACTAAAGAATCAGAGATCAATCAGTTAAGTGATGGTGATCTGGATAACGTATCGGTTGTTTACCAACCAATGCTTTGCCAGCACTGTGATCACGCACCTTGTGAAACTGTTTGCCCGGTATTAGCTACCGTTCACTCATCAGAAGGTTTAAACCACATGGCTTACAACCGTTGTATAGGTACACGTTACTGCGCTAACAACTGCCCTTACAAAGTACGCCGCTTTAACTGGTTTAACTATTGGAACGATTCACGTTTTGACAACTACCTGAACAACGAGCATACACAATTAGTACTTAACCCTGATGTGGTAACACGTTTCCGTGGGGTTATGGAAAAATGCTCAATGTGTATTCAACGTATACAAGCAGGCAAGCTTAAGGCTAAAATTGAAAAACGTTCTGTTAAGGATGGTGACATTAAAGTTGCTTGTCAGCAAACATGCCCTGCCAACGCCATTGTATTTGGTAACGTAAACGATCCTAACTCTGAAGTTGCAAAAGCACTGAAGAGCGAAAGAACTTACTACGTATTGGAAGAGCTGAACGTACAACCAGGTATTGGTTACCAGGTTAAAGTTAGAAATAGGACTGAATTAGAGGCTTAA
- a CDS encoding DUF3341 domain-containing protein, which yields MSSTKFILGLFEDPDEMMDGIHKLQQNSIPIYDVYTPMPIHGIEAKLGIKDSRLGYAAFMFGTLGGTVIFSIIYYALVHDWPINIGGKNAFAIPDFVPITFEWTVLYTAFGIVGTFFFATHLFPGRTPRVMDLRATDDRFVIAIDAKGNTPHEDITNLLKEAGAVEVKHNDRKYVSYE from the coding sequence ATGAGCAGCACTAAATTTATACTGGGACTTTTCGAAGATCCCGATGAAATGATGGACGGAATACACAAACTGCAACAAAACAGTATTCCTATTTACGATGTGTACACGCCGATGCCTATCCACGGTATTGAAGCAAAATTGGGTATAAAAGATTCCCGCCTGGGGTATGCTGCCTTTATGTTCGGCACTTTGGGTGGTACTGTAATATTCAGTATTATTTACTATGCCCTGGTGCATGACTGGCCAATAAACATAGGTGGTAAAAATGCATTTGCTATCCCGGATTTTGTTCCGATCACTTTCGAATGGACCGTTTTATACACCGCTTTTGGTATAGTTGGAACATTCTTTTTCGCAACGCACCTTTTCCCGGGCCGTACACCAAGGGTAATGGATCTCAGAGCTACAGATGACCGCTTTGTTATCGCTATCGATGCAAAAGGAAATACACCACACGAGGATATCACTAATTTATTAAAAGAAGCCGGAGCTGTTGAAGTAAAGCATAACGACAGAAAATATGTTAGCTATGAATAA
- a CDS encoding BamA/TamA family outer membrane protein has protein sequence MKKLFALLILLLSFQSLFAQVDFVKRFIKRMYFDKDSSKKSNLVLIPALASSPETGVEFGGAFLYSFYADTTPHNITRVSNLYGYTSITTKGQEKVSLNASYWAPQNTIHYTGSIGFVNFPFDFYGIGNNTRKADVEAIEEKRTKMTLEADKLVVKNFYAGIVAGGFKYYYYSGTYDENIAFKTDPAIEDKSGGSSVYIGPSLTYDTRNNNTYTTKGVIISAYLNLMQGIYGNNSYKGGFFNIEYSSFFALSKHFVLGFDVQEQSLIGGRSPFYLLPALGSDEMMRGYYTGRYRDRNFIAGQTELRYRATDRLGIVGFIGTGEVAHNGFTAHTLLPNYGGGIRYYFDTEKGLSIRADYGLGAKPTGEPRESGFYVALGESF, from the coding sequence ATGAAAAAACTTTTCGCACTACTTATACTTCTTCTTAGTTTCCAATCCCTTTTTGCACAGGTTGATTTTGTTAAAAGATTTATCAAACGCATGTACTTTGATAAGGATAGCAGTAAAAAAAGCAATTTGGTGCTTATACCCGCCCTTGCTTCATCGCCCGAAACCGGGGTTGAATTTGGCGGCGCATTTTTATATTCATTTTATGCCGATACTACTCCGCATAATATTACACGGGTATCAAACTTATATGGCTACACCAGTATAACCACCAAAGGCCAGGAAAAAGTGAGCCTGAACGCCAGTTACTGGGCTCCGCAAAATACCATTCATTATACCGGATCTATCGGCTTTGTAAATTTCCCTTTTGATTTTTATGGCATAGGTAATAATACGCGCAAAGCAGATGTGGAGGCCATTGAGGAAAAACGCACTAAAATGACTTTAGAAGCCGATAAACTTGTTGTTAAAAACTTTTATGCCGGCATTGTAGCTGGTGGGTTTAAGTACTATTACTACTCGGGCACCTATGATGAAAATATAGCGTTTAAAACCGACCCTGCAATTGAAGACAAAAGCGGTGGCTCCAGCGTATACATTGGCCCCAGTTTGACTTATGATACCCGTAACAATAACACCTATACTACAAAGGGTGTTATTATTAGTGCTTACCTTAATTTAATGCAGGGCATTTATGGTAATAATAGCTATAAAGGCGGTTTTTTTAATATTGAATATTCAAGTTTTTTTGCTTTGAGCAAACATTTTGTTTTAGGCTTTGATGTGCAGGAACAGAGTTTAATTGGCGGGCGATCGCCATTTTATTTGTTGCCAGCTTTAGGCAGCGACGAGATGATGCGCGGATACTATACCGGCCGTTACCGCGACAGGAACTTTATTGCCGGACAAACAGAACTGCGCTACCGGGCAACTGACCGCCTTGGCATTGTAGGCTTTATAGGTACCGGCGAGGTAGCGCACAATGGCTTTACCGCACATACCTTATTACCCAACTACGGCGGCGGCATACGCTACTATTTCGATACCGAGAAAGGCCTCAGCATCCGCGCTGATTATGGCTTAGGCGCAAAACCAACCGGCGAACCACGGGAAAGTGGTTTTTATGTTGCGCTGGGGGAATCGTTTTGA
- a CDS encoding transglutaminase-like domain-containing protein yields MINETEVNSLIRLLDDPDQEIYNHVHDKLLSYGVEAIGYLESAFEQAFDSIQQERIANLVHEIQFGIVKNDLHLWLHGGAFDLLQGILIINRYQYPDLDEQKVINQIEGIKRDIWIQMMHEASAPEQIKLINHVFYNIYGFSGNTSNHQDPQNSYLSQVLETKKGNQISLAIIYSIIAQKLDIPVYGVNLPQHFILAYMDESQQSSFEGGVLFYINAFNKGFIFGRRDVDMFLKQLNLKSDKQFYEPCSNTEIIKRVLRNLISSYEHLGSTEKVAELNELLEVLG; encoded by the coding sequence ATGATAAATGAAACTGAAGTAAACTCATTAATTCGCTTGCTGGACGATCCCGACCAGGAAATATACAACCATGTTCATGATAAACTACTCTCCTACGGTGTTGAAGCCATCGGATATCTTGAATCGGCATTTGAACAGGCTTTCGACTCCATCCAACAGGAACGCATAGCCAACCTTGTACATGAGATACAGTTTGGCATAGTAAAAAACGATCTGCACCTATGGCTGCATGGCGGCGCATTTGATCTGCTGCAAGGCATCCTGATCATTAACCGCTACCAATACCCCGATCTGGACGAGCAAAAGGTAATTAACCAGATAGAGGGCATTAAGCGTGATATATGGATCCAGATGATGCATGAGGCCAGCGCGCCCGAGCAGATCAAGCTCATAAACCATGTGTTCTATAATATATACGGCTTTAGCGGGAATACCAGCAACCATCAGGACCCGCAGAACAGCTACCTGAGCCAGGTACTCGAAACAAAAAAGGGTAACCAGATCTCACTGGCAATTATTTATTCCATCATCGCCCAAAAGCTGGATATCCCGGTTTATGGCGTAAACCTGCCGCAGCATTTTATTTTGGCTTATATGGATGAGAGCCAGCAAAGCAGTTTTGAAGGCGGCGTGCTATTCTATATAAATGCCTTTAATAAGGGCTTCATTTTCGGCCGCAGGGATGTGGATATGTTTTTGAAACAGCTCAACCTAAAATCGGACAAGCAATTTTATGAGCCCTGCTCCAATACCGAAATTATAAAACGTGTATTGCGTAACCTCATAAGTTCTTACGAACATTTAGGATCAACAGAGAAGGTAGCTGAATTGAATGAGCTGCTGGAGGTGTTGGGGTAA
- a CDS encoding cytochrome c3 family protein, which produces MRNISLILKQFSRTVLLIAGFAILGLSAHAQGDATKGEALFKANCTTCHKIESQLVGPALGPLVTAETDDKWLTKWIQNNQALIAAKDERALKIYNQFNQQGMTVFGSFTDGDVADILAYIRADWKTQQAKATAAPAGGAGAAAESGPSDLVIWGLIGVIIVAFIVILVLNKVIATLERLMLKSKGLLPEEDLEEKAPVDRMAGIRKLAKNKKFVFFVILCGTVACGSWTWVTLWNTNVHSGYQPVQPIHFPHDLHAGVMKIDCQYCHSGAYKSKNASIPSLNVCMNCHKVVKQESPEIQKIYAALGYDPKTQKYDSTKAKPMQWVRVHNLPDFAYFNHSQHVKVAGIKCQQCHGPVQTMKEIYQYSPLTMKWCIQCHKRTEVNYKGNAYYDNMIAVHDRIKRGEKVTAASLGGIECGKCHY; this is translated from the coding sequence ATGAGAAATATCTCATTGATTTTAAAGCAATTTTCAAGGACGGTTTTATTAATTGCCGGCTTTGCAATTTTGGGATTATCAGCACATGCGCAGGGAGACGCAACCAAAGGCGAAGCTCTTTTTAAAGCCAATTGTACAACGTGCCACAAAATCGAATCGCAATTAGTAGGCCCTGCACTGGGTCCGTTAGTAACAGCCGAAACTGATGACAAATGGTTAACCAAATGGATTCAGAACAACCAGGCTTTAATAGCGGCCAAGGATGAAAGAGCCCTAAAGATTTACAACCAGTTCAACCAGCAGGGTATGACAGTGTTCGGAAGCTTCACCGATGGTGATGTTGCCGACATCCTGGCTTACATCCGTGCCGATTGGAAAACTCAGCAAGCTAAGGCAACAGCCGCGCCAGCGGGTGGTGCAGGTGCTGCGGCAGAATCAGGTCCAAGTGATTTGGTTATCTGGGGTTTGATTGGCGTTATCATTGTTGCCTTTATAGTTATACTGGTATTAAACAAGGTAATAGCTACTCTTGAACGCCTGATGCTGAAAAGCAAAGGTTTGCTGCCTGAAGAAGATTTAGAAGAGAAAGCTCCTGTTGACCGCATGGCGGGCATAAGGAAACTGGCTAAGAATAAGAAATTTGTATTCTTTGTTATCCTGTGCGGTACTGTAGCTTGTGGAAGCTGGACCTGGGTTACTTTATGGAACACCAACGTTCACAGTGGTTACCAGCCGGTACAGCCAATCCATTTCCCGCATGATCTGCATGCCGGTGTGATGAAGATTGATTGCCAGTACTGCCACTCAGGTGCATACAAATCTAAAAACGCTTCAATCCCGTCATTAAACGTTTGTATGAACTGCCATAAGGTGGTTAAACAGGAATCTCCTGAAATACAAAAGATATATGCTGCTTTAGGTTACGATCCTAAAACGCAGAAATATGACAGCACCAAAGCAAAACCAATGCAATGGGTAAGGGTTCATAACCTGCCTGACTTTGCTTACTTTAACCACTCACAGCACGTTAAAGTTGCCGGCATCAAATGTCAGCAGTGCCATGGTCCGGTTCAAACCATGAAAGAGATTTACCAATACTCACCATTAACAATGAAATGGTGTATCCAATGCCACAAACGTACCGAGGTTAACTATAAAGGAAACGCTTACTACGATAATATGATAGCAGTACACGATCGTATTAAACGCGGTGAGAAAGTTACAGCGGCATCATTGGGTGGTATCGAGTGCGGTAAATGCCACTATTAA
- a CDS encoding alkylphosphonate utilization protein, which translates to MDASNVKDSNGNQLNDGDSVLLIKSLKVKGGNTTLKQGTLVKKIRLTDNDEEVDCKIDGMSIVLKTCFLKKK; encoded by the coding sequence ATGGACGCATCTAACGTAAAAGACAGTAACGGGAACCAGCTTAATGATGGCGACTCGGTATTACTGATAAAAAGCTTAAAAGTAAAAGGCGGTAACACCACTCTGAAACAGGGAACCCTGGTAAAAAAGATCCGCCTTACCGATAATGATGAAGAAGTTGACTGCAAAATTGACGGTATGAGCATCGTACTTAAAACCTGTTTTCTGAAAAAGAAATAG
- a CDS encoding deoxyhypusine synthase family protein, with protein sequence MNNTRGPISQFIEKNYLHFNAAALMDAAKGYETHLEEGGKMMVTLAGAMSTAELGISLAEMIRQDKIAIISCTGANLEEDIMNLVAHSHYKRVPHYRDLSPQDEWDLLENHYNRVTDTCIPEEEAFRRLQKHIHKIWKDADNSGERYFPHEYMYKMLLSGDLEQYYEIDPKNSWMLAAAEKNLPIVVPGWEDSTMGNIFASYIIKGELKASTMKSGIEYMAWLADWYVKNSSGKGIGFFQIGGGIAGDFPICVVPMLYQDMEMPEIPFWSYFCQISDSTTSYGSYSGAVPNEKITWGKLDIHTPKFIVESDATIVCPLIFAWLLKQ encoded by the coding sequence ATGAACAACACCAGAGGACCCATATCACAGTTTATTGAAAAAAACTACCTGCACTTTAATGCTGCCGCATTAATGGATGCAGCTAAAGGTTACGAAACGCACCTTGAAGAGGGTGGAAAAATGATGGTTACGCTTGCAGGTGCCATGAGTACAGCAGAGCTTGGCATTTCATTGGCTGAAATGATTCGCCAGGATAAAATAGCCATTATATCATGTACAGGTGCTAATCTTGAAGAAGATATCATGAACCTGGTGGCGCACTCACACTACAAACGCGTACCGCATTACCGTGACCTTAGTCCGCAGGACGAGTGGGATCTGTTAGAGAATCACTACAACCGTGTAACTGATACCTGTATCCCTGAGGAAGAAGCTTTCAGGCGTTTACAAAAGCATATCCACAAAATATGGAAAGATGCTGATAACAGCGGCGAGCGTTATTTTCCGCATGAGTATATGTACAAAATGCTGTTAAGCGGCGATCTGGAGCAATATTATGAGATAGACCCGAAAAACTCATGGATGCTGGCTGCTGCCGAAAAGAATTTGCCGATTGTTGTACCGGGATGGGAAGACTCAACCATGGGTAACATCTTCGCATCATATATAATAAAAGGAGAGCTGAAGGCGTCAACCATGAAGAGCGGTATTGAATACATGGCATGGCTGGCCGATTGGTATGTGAAAAACTCTTCAGGCAAGGGAATTGGCTTCTTCCAGATAGGTGGTGGTATAGCGGGCGACTTCCCGATATGCGTTGTGCCGATGCTTTACCAGGATATGGAGATGCCTGAAATTCCTTTCTGGAGCTATTTCTGCCAGATTTCTGACTCAACAACATCATACGGATCGTATTCGGGCGCTGTTCCAAACGAAAAAATAACCTGGGGCAAGCTGGATATACATACACCTAAGTTTATTGTAGAGTCTGACGCTACAATTGTGTGCCCACTTATATTTGCCTGGCTATTAAAGCAATAA
- the nrfD gene encoding NrfD/PsrC family molybdoenzyme membrane anchor subunit codes for MSSHSESIIREPLITGNNITYAQISNDILAPVERMPGKAWWIGFSVASLGATLWLFAVSYTFWYGVGAWGLNKTVGWAWDITGFVWWVGIGHAGTLISAILLLFRQKWRNSINRSAEAMTIFAVICAASYIVAHMGRPWMAVYSLPLPNQYGSLWVNFNSPLIWDVFAISTYFSVSLVFWYTGLLPDIALIRDRAEGLRRKIYSVMSFGWTGSVKTWQRFETVSLILAGISTPLVLSVHSIVSTDFATSLEPGWHTTIFPPYFVAGAIFSGFAMVQTLLLIARKVLGLENYITMFHIEAMNKIIILTGSIVMVAYCTEFFIAYYSNVEYEQYAFINRYFGPYWWASWSMFCCNCVIPQVLWFKAVRRSIKATWVLSIIINIGMWFERFVIIVTSLHRDYIPSSWAMFYPTWIDLSVFVGSIGVFFTLFLLFLRVLPSIAIAEVKLLLKGSSEQEKKKILEHGHVDSTQAEFYKDALRKFDSVEIAEYEKV; via the coding sequence ATGTCATCTCATAGTGAATCAATAATCAGGGAACCGTTAATCACGGGTAACAACATCACCTACGCACAAATATCAAATGATATTTTGGCCCCTGTTGAAAGAATGCCCGGAAAAGCCTGGTGGATCGGATTTTCCGTTGCCTCATTGGGTGCTACACTTTGGTTATTCGCAGTTAGTTATACATTTTGGTATGGTGTTGGTGCTTGGGGATTAAATAAAACAGTAGGCTGGGCCTGGGACATTACCGGTTTCGTGTGGTGGGTAGGTATCGGTCACGCTGGTACGCTTATCTCCGCGATTTTATTACTGTTCCGTCAAAAATGGCGTAACTCCATTAACCGCTCTGCAGAAGCGATGACTATCTTCGCGGTAATCTGCGCGGCCAGTTACATTGTGGCTCACATGGGCCGCCCATGGATGGCAGTTTATTCATTACCATTACCAAATCAATACGGCTCATTATGGGTTAACTTTAACTCACCACTGATCTGGGACGTATTCGCGATCTCAACATACTTCTCTGTATCACTAGTATTCTGGTACACTGGTTTATTACCTGATATCGCTTTGATCCGTGACCGTGCTGAAGGTCTTCGCCGTAAAATATACTCGGTTATGTCATTCGGCTGGACAGGTTCAGTAAAAACATGGCAGCGTTTTGAAACCGTGTCATTAATATTGGCAGGTATATCAACACCACTGGTACTATCAGTACACTCCATTGTATCAACAGACTTTGCCACATCACTGGAACCAGGATGGCATACAACAATCTTCCCTCCATATTTCGTTGCGGGAGCTATCTTCTCAGGTTTTGCCATGGTGCAAACACTGTTACTGATTGCTCGTAAGGTATTAGGTCTGGAGAACTATATCACCATGTTCCACATTGAGGCGATGAACAAGATCATCATCTTAACAGGTTCAATAGTAATGGTGGCTTACTGTACTGAGTTCTTCATCGCTTACTATTCAAATGTTGAGTATGAGCAGTACGCTTTCATCAACCGTTACTTCGGTCCGTACTGGTGGGCAAGCTGGTCAATGTTCTGCTGTAATTGCGTTATCCCGCAGGTATTGTGGTTTAAAGCTGTACGCCGCAGCATTAAAGCAACATGGGTATTATCTATCATCATTAATATAGGTATGTGGTTTGAGCGTTTCGTTATCATCGTAACCTCATTACACCGAGATTATATCCCATCAAGCTGGGCAATGTTCTATCCAACATGGATCGATCTGAGCGTGTTTGTTGGATCAATAGGTGTGTTCTTTACCTTGTTCCTGTTATTCCTTCGTGTATTGCCATCAATAGCGATCGCCGAAGTGAAATTGCTGCTGAAAGGCTCAAGCGAACAAGAGAAGAAGAAAATATTGGAGCATGGCCATGTTGATAGCACACAGGCAGAGTTTTATAAGGATGCATTACGCAAGTTCGACAGTGTTGAAATTGCAGAATACGAAAAAGTATAA